The Achromobacter pestifer genome includes a region encoding these proteins:
- a CDS encoding PaaI family thioesterase — MAPLQAQRDPAARVQESFARQSIMTLLGAELAVVEPGRVDIVLPYRADLCQQNGFLHAGISTTIADSAGGYAAYTLFAPGEDVLTSEFKMNFLAPAKGSRYVASGRVVKPGKRLSVCQVEVHAYDGEQATLCVIGLLTAVRVTPR; from the coding sequence ATGGCGCCATTGCAAGCGCAGCGGGACCCGGCCGCAAGGGTCCAGGAGAGCTTCGCCCGGCAAAGCATCATGACTTTGCTGGGCGCGGAGCTGGCCGTGGTCGAGCCGGGCCGGGTGGACATCGTGCTGCCTTACCGCGCCGACCTGTGCCAGCAGAACGGCTTTCTGCATGCGGGCATTTCCACGACCATCGCCGACAGCGCCGGCGGCTATGCCGCCTACACCTTGTTCGCGCCGGGCGAGGACGTGCTGACCTCGGAGTTCAAGATGAACTTCCTGGCGCCCGCCAAGGGCAGCCGCTATGTGGCCAGCGGCCGCGTGGTCAAGCCTGGCAAGCGCCTGTCCGTCTGCCAGGTCGAGGTGCATGCCTACGACGGCGAGCAGGCCACGCTTTGCGTGATAGGCTTGCTTACCGCGGTGCGCGTGACGCCGCGCTGA
- the mmsB gene encoding 3-hydroxyisobutyrate dehydrogenase, which produces MSSIAFIGLGNMGGPMALNLVKAGHSVTVFDLVPAAVKTLTDAGARAAASASEAVKGAEVVISMLPASKHVEGLYLGEDLLGKIPSSALVIECSTIAPDSARKVAQAADVRGIAMIDAPVSGGTGGAVAGTLTFIVGGQAAALERARPVLEKMGKNIFHAGPAGAGQVAKICNNMLLGILMAGTSEALALGVANGLDPKVLSDIIAKSSGRNWATELYNPWPGVMEHAPASKGYAGGFGVDLMLKDLGLAAEAALSARASIPLGELARNLYSLHSSGGSGKLDFSSIVNLVKREQD; this is translated from the coding sequence ATGAGCAGCATCGCGTTTATCGGTTTGGGCAATATGGGCGGGCCCATGGCATTGAATCTGGTCAAGGCCGGACATAGCGTGACGGTTTTCGACCTGGTGCCGGCAGCGGTGAAGACCCTGACGGACGCTGGCGCCCGGGCCGCCGCGTCCGCCTCGGAAGCGGTCAAGGGCGCCGAGGTGGTGATCTCGATGCTGCCCGCCAGCAAACACGTCGAAGGGCTGTACCTGGGCGAGGACCTGCTGGGCAAGATCCCGTCGAGCGCGCTGGTCATCGAATGCAGCACCATCGCGCCGGACTCGGCGCGCAAGGTGGCGCAGGCGGCGGACGTGCGCGGCATCGCCATGATCGACGCGCCGGTTTCGGGCGGCACCGGCGGCGCTGTCGCGGGCACGCTGACCTTCATCGTCGGCGGCCAGGCTGCCGCGCTGGAGCGCGCCCGTCCCGTCCTGGAAAAGATGGGCAAGAACATCTTTCATGCCGGTCCGGCCGGCGCCGGCCAGGTGGCCAAGATCTGCAACAACATGCTGTTGGGCATCCTGATGGCGGGCACCTCCGAAGCGCTGGCGCTGGGCGTGGCCAACGGGCTCGATCCCAAGGTGCTGTCGGACATCATCGCCAAGAGCTCCGGGCGCAACTGGGCGACGGAGCTCTACAACCCCTGGCCCGGCGTGATGGAGCATGCGCCGGCCTCCAAGGGCTATGCGGGCGGTTTTGGCGTGGACCTGATGCTGAAGGACCTGGGCCTGGCGGCCGAGGCCGCCTTGTCGGCGCGGGCCTCGATTCCGCTGGGCGAGCTGGCGCGCAACCTGTATTCGCTGCATAGTTCGGGCGGTTCGGGCAAGCTGGACTTCTCCAGCATCGTCAACCTGGTCAAGCGCGAGCAGGACTGA
- a CDS encoding enoyl-CoA hydratase/isomerase family protein — MNAPVLFEEKTAANGVRFGIATLNSPQTLNGLSLEMVDLLAERLDAWARDPGVALVVLQGAGDKAFCAGGDLHGLYRSMTENAGKPGWNNAYARRFFEHEYRLDYRIHTYPKPVLCWGHGIVMGGGIGLMMGASHRVVSETSRLAMPEVTIGLFPDVGGSWLLNRMSGRIGLFLALTGAQLGTSDAIFAGLADFRLDHADWPKLLASLEQQPWAGQAADAAEDAIPPRSINDGLLRRALTALEPKTPLAPGHLRQHSFLINSLCNGNRLDDIYEELAALKDHEDPWLARAAQTMLAGSPGSVRLSFALQQRLRLRSLDDVFRAEYIAALACTGHGDFAEGIRALLIDKDKKPRWNPAVIDMATDAWVQKFFDEPWPEGEPHPLADLGQEGR, encoded by the coding sequence ATGAATGCACCGGTGCTGTTCGAAGAAAAAACCGCTGCCAATGGAGTACGGTTCGGGATCGCGACGTTGAATTCGCCGCAGACCCTGAACGGCCTGTCGCTGGAAATGGTGGACCTGCTGGCCGAGCGCCTGGACGCCTGGGCACGCGATCCCGGCGTGGCCCTGGTGGTCCTGCAGGGCGCGGGCGACAAGGCATTCTGCGCGGGCGGAGACCTGCACGGCCTGTACCGCAGCATGACTGAAAACGCCGGCAAACCGGGCTGGAACAACGCCTACGCGCGCCGTTTCTTCGAGCACGAGTACCGCCTGGACTACCGTATCCACACCTATCCCAAGCCGGTGCTGTGCTGGGGCCATGGCATCGTCATGGGCGGCGGCATCGGCCTGATGATGGGCGCCAGCCACCGGGTGGTCAGCGAGACCTCCCGCCTGGCGATGCCGGAGGTCACGATCGGCCTGTTCCCGGACGTGGGCGGCAGCTGGCTGCTGAACCGCATGTCCGGCCGGATCGGACTGTTTCTGGCGCTGACCGGCGCGCAGCTGGGCACGTCGGACGCCATTTTCGCCGGCCTGGCGGATTTCCGCCTGGACCACGCCGATTGGCCCAAGCTGCTGGCGTCGCTGGAACAGCAGCCCTGGGCGGGCCAGGCCGCGGACGCGGCGGAGGACGCCATCCCCCCGCGCTCGATCAACGATGGCCTGCTGCGCCGCGCGCTGACGGCGCTGGAGCCCAAGACGCCGCTTGCGCCCGGTCATCTGCGCCAGCACTCGTTCCTGATCAACAGCCTGTGCAACGGCAACCGCCTGGACGACATCTACGAAGAACTGGCCGCGCTGAAGGACCACGAGGATCCGTGGCTGGCGCGCGCGGCGCAGACGATGCTGGCCGGCTCGCCCGGATCGGTGCGCCTGTCGTTCGCGCTGCAGCAGCGGCTGCGCCTGCGTTCGCTGGACGACGTGTTCCGCGCCGAGTACATCGCGGCGCTGGCCTGCACCGGCCATGGCGATTTCGCCGAAGGCATTCGCGCCTTGCTGATCGACAAGGACAAGAAACCACGCTGGAATCCCGCCGTCATCGATATGGCGACCGACGCCTGGGTGCAGAAATTCTTTGACGAGCCCTGGCCCGAGGGCGAGCCCCATCCGCTGGCGGATCTGGGGCAGGAAGGGCGCTAG
- a CDS encoding acyl-CoA dehydrogenase family protein, which yields MDLELTDEQRAFAQAARDYAEGELAPNAARWDAEGIFPREAFARAGEMGFCAIYASEDIGGLGLPRLDATLVFEEMAAVDPSTTAFLTIHNMATWMVGNWGQPALREAWGPLLASGQKLASYCLTEPGAGSDAASLSTRAQRQGDDYIVNGAKAFISGGGDTDLLIVMARTGGEGAGGISAFAIPADSEGIGYGRKEEKMGWNSQSTRPITFENVRVPAANMLGQEGEGFKIAMKGLDGGRINIGTCSVGAAQGALDAARRYMDERRQFNRRLAEFQALQFKLADMATHLVAARQMVRLAACKLDAGAPDAATYCAMAKRFATDMGFQICLDAQQIHGGYGYLRDYPLERLVRDTRVHQILEGTNEIMRVIIARQLLEKGADIR from the coding sequence GTGGACTTGGAACTGACCGACGAGCAACGCGCTTTTGCGCAGGCGGCGCGCGACTACGCCGAGGGCGAACTGGCGCCCAACGCCGCGCGCTGGGACGCCGAAGGCATCTTCCCGCGCGAAGCCTTCGCGCGGGCGGGCGAGATGGGGTTTTGCGCCATTTACGCCAGCGAGGACATCGGCGGCCTGGGCCTGCCGCGCCTGGACGCCACCCTGGTGTTCGAGGAAATGGCGGCGGTGGACCCGTCGACCACGGCTTTCCTCACGATCCACAACATGGCCACCTGGATGGTCGGCAACTGGGGCCAGCCCGCGCTGCGCGAGGCCTGGGGGCCGTTGCTGGCCAGCGGCCAGAAGCTGGCCTCCTACTGCCTGACCGAGCCGGGCGCGGGCTCGGATGCCGCATCGCTGTCGACCCGGGCGCAGCGCCAGGGCGATGATTACATCGTCAACGGCGCCAAGGCCTTCATTTCCGGCGGCGGCGACACGGACCTGCTGATCGTCATGGCGCGCACCGGCGGCGAGGGCGCGGGCGGCATCAGCGCGTTCGCCATTCCGGCCGACAGCGAGGGCATAGGCTACGGCCGCAAGGAAGAGAAGATGGGCTGGAACAGCCAGTCCACGCGCCCCATCACCTTCGAGAACGTGCGGGTGCCTGCCGCCAACATGCTGGGCCAGGAGGGCGAGGGCTTCAAGATCGCCATGAAGGGCCTGGACGGCGGACGCATCAACATCGGCACCTGCTCGGTGGGCGCGGCGCAGGGCGCGCTGGACGCTGCCCGGCGCTACATGGACGAACGGCGCCAGTTCAACCGCCGCCTGGCCGAGTTCCAGGCCCTGCAATTCAAGCTGGCCGACATGGCGACGCACCTGGTGGCGGCGCGCCAGATGGTGCGCCTGGCGGCCTGCAAGCTGGATGCGGGGGCGCCGGACGCGGCGACCTATTGCGCCATGGCCAAGCGCTTCGCCACCGACATGGGTTTCCAGATTTGCCTGGACGCGCAGCAGATCCACGGCGGCTACGGATACCTGCGGGACTATCCCTTGGAGCGTCTGGTGCGCGATACTCGCGTTCATCAGATTCTGGAAGGGACCAACGAGATCATGCGCGTGATCATCGCCCGCCAATTGTTGGAAAAAGGAGCCGACATAAGATGA
- a CDS encoding RnfH family protein, translating to MANEPSAGPQIGVSVCYALPGHVWLRELRLPDGATVADALAASGFAQAFPVVQPWTRGVGIFGRATEPQARLADGDRVEIYRGLSFDPKESRRRRAEHRRAKTAKNGRIRPAGLL from the coding sequence ATGGCGAATGAGCCGTCCGCGGGGCCGCAGATCGGCGTCAGCGTCTGCTATGCCTTGCCGGGCCATGTCTGGCTGCGTGAATTGCGCCTGCCCGACGGCGCCACCGTGGCCGACGCGCTGGCGGCCAGCGGCTTCGCCCAAGCCTTTCCGGTGGTGCAGCCCTGGACCCGCGGCGTGGGCATTTTCGGCCGCGCCACCGAGCCGCAGGCCAGGCTGGCCGACGGCGACCGCGTGGAAATCTACCGCGGCCTGAGTTTCGATCCCAAGGAATCGCGGCGCCGGCGTGCCGAGCACCGCCGCGCCAAGACGGCGAAGAATGGCAGGATTCGCCCGGCCGGGCTGCTGTAG
- a CDS encoding type II toxin-antitoxin system RatA family toxin has protein sequence MHKVQRSVLVPYSAAQMFDLVADVEKYPEFMPWCGGAEVQTRDEHGMQASILISFAGMKQRFTTRNTHVYPDRIDLELVDGPFSSLVGHWEFQPLAEDACKVLFTMEYAFSNRALEMVVGPVFNRIATSFIDSFTKRAQAKYGE, from the coding sequence ATGCACAAAGTACAACGATCCGTCCTGGTGCCTTACAGCGCCGCCCAGATGTTCGATCTGGTCGCCGACGTGGAGAAGTACCCCGAGTTCATGCCCTGGTGCGGCGGCGCCGAGGTGCAGACCCGCGACGAGCACGGCATGCAGGCCTCCATCCTGATCAGCTTCGCGGGCATGAAGCAACGCTTCACCACTCGCAACACCCATGTCTATCCCGACCGGATCGACCTGGAGCTGGTCGACGGCCCGTTCTCCAGCCTGGTGGGGCACTGGGAGTTCCAGCCGCTGGCCGAGGATGCCTGCAAGGTCCTGTTCACCATGGAGTACGCGTTTTCCAACCGGGCGCTGGAAATGGTGGTGGGGCCGGTGTTCAACCGCATCGCCACCAGCTTCATCGATTCCTTCACCAAGCGCGCGCAGGCCAAGTATGGCGAATGA
- the smpB gene encoding SsrA-binding protein SmpB, which yields MSIIDNRKATHDYFIEDRYEAGLVLQGWEVKAIRDGRVQLKESYVIVRDGELYLLGMHVSPLPTASTHIHPDAMRTRKLLLKAEEISKLIGKVEQRGYTLVPLNLHYKNGRIKLDFALGRGKKLFDKRDTAREKDWQREKERIMKHDTRAPRKDKDD from the coding sequence ATGAGCATTATCGACAATCGCAAGGCCACGCACGACTATTTCATCGAAGACCGCTACGAGGCCGGCCTGGTGCTGCAAGGCTGGGAGGTCAAGGCGATCCGCGATGGCCGCGTGCAGCTCAAGGAAAGCTACGTCATCGTGCGCGACGGCGAGCTCTACCTGCTGGGCATGCACGTCAGCCCCCTGCCCACGGCCTCCACCCATATCCACCCCGACGCCATGCGCACGCGCAAGCTGCTGCTCAAGGCCGAGGAAATCAGCAAGCTCATCGGCAAGGTCGAGCAACGCGGCTATACGCTGGTGCCGCTCAACCTGCACTACAAGAACGGGCGCATCAAGCTGGACTTCGCACTGGGCCGCGGCAAGAAGCTGTTCGACAAGCGCGACACCGCGCGCGAAAAGGACTGGCAGCGTGAGAAAGAGCGCATCATGAAGCACGACACCCGCGCCCCGCGCAAGGACAAGGACGACTGA
- a CDS encoding GGDEF domain-containing protein, with amino-acid sequence MIAPVNLLLIAALAGVLALCVLGSLARSGMAGIKEAIRANLLTLAAFGLYALQVTEAPLWISVMAANTAVALALCAYYTGLRRLVGLTVPKRLMALACGMTLLALAFYTYVDPLVGPRMVVMSWLMFGFMVAIAMTVKRGMPMNRSRYSYHFVRVVALISALVCATRAIVYMFDIAIAQALLLPSAWNIAFMTLGVLTMPCLTLGTIMIIHDRMLADREQEASTDFLTGLMSRKAWWLQAERYCAQALRTRRPLTLLLLDIDHFKRINDTHGHAAGDAVLRHFGLLATATLRTGDHVGRVGGEEFAVLFPDMRSDAVLDVAERLLDSVRRTPCAHGGSTISYTFSAGVADWMPGESLQAFFERADRKLYASKAAGRNRITGPGQESDRQALPEAA; translated from the coding sequence ATGATCGCTCCCGTTAACTTGCTTCTGATAGCGGCATTGGCGGGAGTGCTTGCGCTGTGCGTGCTGGGGTCCCTGGCCCGCAGCGGCATGGCGGGCATCAAGGAGGCGATCCGCGCCAACCTGCTGACGCTGGCGGCGTTCGGGCTCTATGCCTTGCAGGTCACCGAGGCGCCGCTGTGGATATCGGTGATGGCCGCCAATACCGCCGTTGCCCTGGCGCTATGCGCGTACTACACGGGGTTGCGCCGGCTGGTGGGCCTGACAGTACCCAAGCGCCTGATGGCGCTGGCTTGCGGCATGACCTTGCTGGCGCTGGCGTTCTACACCTACGTCGATCCCCTGGTCGGGCCGCGCATGGTGGTCATGTCCTGGCTGATGTTCGGGTTCATGGTGGCCATCGCCATGACGGTCAAGCGCGGCATGCCGATGAACCGGTCGCGCTACAGCTACCACTTCGTGCGCGTGGTGGCCCTGATCTCCGCGCTGGTGTGCGCAACGCGGGCCATCGTCTACATGTTCGACATCGCCATCGCGCAGGCCCTGCTGCTGCCTTCGGCATGGAACATCGCGTTCATGACGCTGGGCGTGCTGACGATGCCATGCCTGACCCTGGGCACCATCATGATCATCCACGACCGCATGCTGGCCGACCGCGAGCAGGAGGCCAGCACCGACTTCCTGACGGGCCTGATGTCGCGCAAGGCATGGTGGCTGCAGGCCGAGCGCTATTGCGCGCAGGCCCTGCGCACGCGGCGGCCGCTGACGCTGCTGTTGCTGGACATCGATCATTTCAAGCGCATCAACGATACCCACGGCCACGCGGCCGGCGACGCGGTGCTGCGGCATTTCGGTCTGCTGGCCACCGCCACGCTGCGCACCGGCGACCACGTCGGGCGCGTGGGCGGCGAGGAGTTCGCGGTGCTGTTTCCAGACATGCGCAGCGACGCGGTGTTGGATGTGGCAGAGCGGCTGCTGGATTCGGTGCGGCGCACGCCCTGTGCGCACGGCGGTAGCACCATTTCCTATACGTTCAGCGCCGGGGTGGCGGACTGGATGCCCGGAGAGAGCCTGCAGGCGTTTTTCGAGCGGGCCGACCGCAAGCTGTACGCGTCCAAGGCGGCGGGGCGCAACCGCATCACGGGCCCGGGGCAGGAGTCCGACCGCCAGGCGCTGCCCGAGGCCGCCTGA
- a CDS encoding SPFH domain-containing protein has product MIDTSTIVLLVIVALAILIVIKAIAIVPQQHAWVVERLGKFDRVLSPGAGFVIPFIERVSYKHSLKEIPLDVPSQVCITRDNTQLQVDGVLYFQVTDPMRASYGSSNYISAITQLAQTTLRSVIGKMELDRTFEERDSINSNIVASLDEAALNWGVKVLRYEIKDLTPPNEILRSMQAQITAEREKRALIAASEGRRQEQINIATGEREAAIARSEGEKQAQINQAQGEAAAVLAIAEATAKAITQVADAVRQPGGMEAVNLKVAERYVEAFGNVAKEGNTLILPANLADVGGMIASAMTIVKSTRNS; this is encoded by the coding sequence ATGATCGATACATCCACCATCGTCCTGCTCGTCATCGTCGCGCTGGCGATACTGATAGTCATCAAAGCGATCGCCATCGTGCCTCAGCAGCACGCCTGGGTGGTCGAGCGGCTGGGCAAATTCGATCGGGTGCTGTCGCCCGGCGCGGGCTTCGTCATCCCGTTCATCGAGCGCGTGTCGTACAAGCACTCGCTCAAGGAAATCCCGCTGGACGTGCCCAGCCAGGTCTGCATCACGCGCGACAACACGCAGCTGCAGGTCGACGGCGTGCTGTACTTCCAGGTGACCGATCCCATGCGCGCGTCGTATGGGTCGTCGAACTACATCTCGGCCATCACGCAGCTGGCGCAGACGACCCTGCGTTCGGTCATCGGCAAGATGGAACTGGACCGCACCTTCGAAGAGCGCGACTCCATCAACAGCAACATCGTCGCTTCGCTGGACGAGGCGGCGCTGAATTGGGGCGTGAAGGTGCTGCGCTACGAGATCAAGGACTTGACCCCGCCCAACGAGATCCTGCGTTCGATGCAGGCGCAGATCACCGCCGAGCGTGAAAAGCGCGCCCTGATCGCGGCCTCCGAAGGTCGCCGCCAGGAACAGATCAACATCGCCACCGGCGAGCGCGAAGCCGCCATCGCTCGTTCCGAAGGCGAGAAGCAGGCGCAGATCAACCAGGCGCAGGGCGAGGCCGCCGCGGTGCTGGCGATCGCCGAGGCCACCGCCAAGGCCATCACCCAAGTGGCCGACGCCGTGCGCCAGCCGGGCGGCATGGAAGCCGTCAACTTGAAGGTGGCCGAGCGCTACGTCGAGGCTTTCGGCAACGTCGCCAAGGAAGGCAACACGCTGATCCTGCCGGCGAACCTGGCGGACGTGGGCGGCATGATCGCGTCCGCCATGACGATAGTGAAGTCCACCCGCAACAGCTGA
- a CDS encoding NfeD family protein, producing the protein MWIWLGLAALALIGELATGTFYLLLVALGLAAGGVAAWFGAGLEWQLVGCGIVLLLGLLVLRKTRVLKKREVDSARNADVNLDIGQTVSVEAWSDQGTARVWYRGAHWQAELAQGQAPVAGEQTIIEMRGSILVLAPKGAPGLA; encoded by the coding sequence ATGTGGATTTGGCTGGGATTGGCCGCGCTGGCCCTGATCGGGGAATTGGCGACTGGCACTTTCTATCTGCTGCTGGTGGCCTTGGGGCTGGCGGCCGGGGGCGTGGCCGCATGGTTCGGCGCGGGCCTGGAGTGGCAGTTGGTGGGCTGCGGCATCGTGTTGCTGCTGGGCCTGCTGGTGCTGCGCAAGACCCGCGTGCTGAAAAAGCGCGAGGTCGATTCCGCCCGCAATGCCGACGTCAACCTGGATATCGGCCAGACGGTGTCGGTCGAGGCCTGGTCCGACCAGGGCACCGCGCGCGTCTGGTACCGCGGCGCGCACTGGCAGGCGGAGCTGGCCCAGGGCCAGGCGCCGGTGGCCGGAGAACAAACCATCATTGAAATGCGCGGCTCGATCCTGGTGCTGGCCCCCAAGGGCGCACCCGGCTTGGCCTGA
- a CDS encoding glutamine amidotransferase: MTAAIPSALPVLILHTGDPDDTLKSQFGGYAEQLAQAAGLTAETMEIVPVHEGKRPQAPARYRAALITGSPAMVTDKEPWSEDTAAWLREAAAAGLPMFGVCYGHQLLAYALGGKVGYNPAGREVGTQTVELLPPAAGDKLLAGLPSTFPAQMLHAQTVLQLPPGAAVLARSDLDEHQMIRIGLNVFSTQFHPEFGPDFIRAHLERFGRRYAAENLDVPGLSANVRATPVAGGLLRRFLDAYAPA; encoded by the coding sequence ATGACCGCTGCAATACCCTCCGCTCTCCCCGTCCTGATCCTGCACACCGGCGATCCGGACGACACGCTCAAAAGCCAGTTCGGCGGCTATGCCGAACAACTCGCGCAGGCCGCCGGCCTGACCGCCGAAACCATGGAAATCGTGCCCGTCCACGAGGGCAAGCGGCCGCAGGCCCCCGCCCGCTATCGCGCCGCGCTGATCACGGGTTCGCCCGCCATGGTGACCGACAAGGAGCCCTGGAGCGAGGACACTGCCGCCTGGCTGCGCGAAGCCGCCGCGGCCGGCCTGCCCATGTTCGGCGTGTGCTACGGCCATCAACTGCTGGCCTACGCGCTGGGCGGCAAGGTGGGATACAACCCCGCCGGGCGCGAGGTAGGCACCCAGACCGTGGAACTGCTGCCGCCCGCGGCGGGCGACAAGCTGCTGGCCGGACTGCCGTCCACCTTCCCCGCCCAGATGCTGCATGCGCAGACCGTGCTGCAACTGCCGCCTGGCGCTGCGGTGCTGGCGCGCTCGGACCTGGACGAACACCAGATGATCCGCATCGGCCTCAACGTGTTCTCGACCCAGTTCCACCCTGAATTCGGCCCCGACTTCATCCGCGCCCACCTGGAACGCTTCGGCCGCCGCTATGCGGCTGAAAACCTGGACGTCCCCGGCCTGTCCGCCAACGTCCGCGCCACGCCCGTGGCAGGCGGCCTGCTGCGGCGCTTTCTGGACGCCTACGCGCCCGCGTAG
- a CDS encoding bifunctional transcriptional activator/DNA repair enzyme AdaA: MNQAAALSKQHAAAVERACRALEAEQPPDLSTLAEQAGMSRFHFHRVFKAATGITPKAYADALRAGRARQQLKRSASVTDAMYDAGFNSSGRFYEAAPAILGMTPTAFRKSGEGVDIRFAVAQCSLGALLVAASDTGICEIALHEDPEQLVRNLQDRFKAARLIGADAQFEGWVAAVVGFVEDPARGLDLPLDVRGTAFQRQVWQALREIPVGATATYTDIAERIGSPRAVRAVARACATNNIALAIPCHRVVRTDGSLAGYRWGIDRKRELIAREALAA; this comes from the coding sequence ATGAACCAAGCCGCCGCCCTGAGCAAACAGCACGCCGCCGCCGTCGAACGCGCCTGCCGCGCCCTGGAAGCCGAGCAGCCGCCGGATCTGTCCACCCTGGCCGAGCAGGCCGGCATGAGCCGCTTCCATTTCCACCGCGTCTTCAAGGCGGCCACCGGCATCACCCCCAAGGCCTACGCCGACGCCCTGCGCGCAGGCCGTGCCCGCCAACAGCTCAAGCGGAGCGCCAGCGTCACCGACGCCATGTACGACGCCGGCTTCAACTCCAGCGGCCGCTTCTACGAAGCCGCCCCGGCCATCCTGGGCATGACGCCCACCGCCTTTCGCAAGAGTGGCGAGGGCGTGGATATCCGCTTCGCGGTGGCGCAATGCTCCCTGGGCGCGCTGCTGGTGGCGGCCAGCGACACCGGCATCTGCGAAATCGCGCTGCACGAAGACCCTGAACAACTGGTGCGCAACCTGCAGGACCGCTTCAAGGCCGCCCGCCTGATCGGCGCGGACGCGCAGTTCGAAGGCTGGGTGGCGGCCGTGGTGGGCTTCGTCGAAGACCCTGCCCGCGGCCTGGACCTGCCCTTGGACGTGCGCGGCACGGCCTTCCAGCGCCAGGTATGGCAAGCCCTGCGCGAGATCCCCGTGGGCGCAACCGCCACCTACACCGACATCGCCGAACGCATCGGTTCGCCGCGGGCCGTGCGCGCCGTGGCCCGCGCCTGCGCCACCAACAACATCGCGCTGGCCATCCCCTGCCACCGCGTGGTCCGCACCGACGGCTCGCTGGCCGGCTACCGCTGGGGCATAGACCGCAAGCGCGAATTGATCGCGCGCGAAGCGCTGGCGGCATAG